The Streptomyces tendae genome has a window encoding:
- a CDS encoding RNA polymerase sigma-70 factor — protein sequence MDARDEADSLERATKDFLTARPQLFGIAYRVLGSSAEAEDVLQETWVRWQNTDRSGVKEPTAFLTTITARLAINVAQSARVRRESYVGPWLPEPVDTRHDPQLGAERAEALEMAVLLLLEKLNPVERAAYVLREAFDYPYRQVAEILETSEANTRQLVSRARKHLAAERKEPVSPADHRRLLEVFLAAAQTGDLRVLEDVLAADVVSYADGGGIRGASRIPVVGRPHVSKYLAAFAPRFWPPAETRWVEANGRPAVLVTAGGGPVALLSVDASADGIDRIMWVMNPEKLAPYVESLGA from the coding sequence ATGGACGCTCGGGACGAGGCGGACTCCCTTGAGCGGGCGACGAAGGATTTCCTCACGGCCCGCCCGCAGCTGTTCGGGATCGCGTACCGGGTGCTCGGCAGTTCCGCGGAGGCGGAGGACGTCCTCCAGGAGACCTGGGTGCGGTGGCAGAACACCGACCGGTCCGGCGTCAAGGAACCGACCGCCTTCCTGACCACGATCACCGCGCGGCTCGCCATCAACGTGGCACAGTCCGCGCGGGTGCGGCGCGAGTCGTACGTCGGTCCGTGGCTGCCCGAGCCGGTCGACACCCGGCACGACCCGCAGCTGGGCGCGGAGCGGGCCGAGGCGCTGGAGATGGCGGTGCTGCTCCTGCTGGAGAAGCTGAACCCGGTGGAGCGTGCCGCCTATGTGCTCCGGGAGGCGTTCGACTACCCGTACCGGCAGGTCGCGGAGATCCTGGAGACCAGTGAGGCCAACACCCGGCAGCTGGTGAGCCGCGCGCGCAAGCACCTGGCGGCCGAGCGCAAGGAGCCGGTCAGTCCCGCCGATCACCGGCGGCTGCTCGAGGTGTTCCTCGCGGCGGCCCAGACGGGCGACCTGCGGGTGCTGGAGGACGTCCTGGCCGCCGACGTCGTCAGCTACGCCGACGGCGGCGGCATCCGCGGCGCCTCGCGCATCCCGGTGGTCGGACGGCCGCACGTGTCCAAGTACCTGGCCGCCTTCGCACCGCGCTTCTGGCCGCCGGCCGAGACCCGCTGGGTGGAGGCCAACGGCCGCCCGGCCGTCCTCGTCACCGCCGGCGGCGGCCCGGTGGCGCTGCTGTCCGTCGACGCGTCCGCGGACGGCATCGACCGGATCATGTGGGTGATGAACCCGGAGAAGCTGGCGCCGTACGTGGAGTCGCTCGGCGCCTGA
- a CDS encoding OsmC family protein: protein MTGRTVSVREGGRLARSITVGPHLLTADEPEPLSSDTGPTPGELLLAALGSCTSMAVRAYAGRQGWRLDHVGVDVRFGSRGQIVKHVRLTGELEPSQVERLLKVAGRCPVQRLITGDVSVATVPTVVTTVRRIAAPRPLPE, encoded by the coding sequence ATGACCGGACGCACCGTGTCCGTCCGTGAGGGCGGGCGCCTGGCCCGTTCCATCACGGTCGGACCGCATCTGCTGACCGCGGACGAGCCCGAACCGCTGAGCTCGGACACCGGCCCCACCCCCGGGGAACTGCTTCTGGCCGCCCTCGGGTCGTGCACCTCGATGGCCGTCCGCGCGTACGCCGGACGGCAGGGCTGGCGGCTCGACCACGTCGGCGTGGACGTGCGGTTCGGGTCGCGCGGCCAGATCGTCAAGCACGTCAGGCTGACCGGTGAACTGGAGCCCTCCCAGGTGGAGCGGCTGCTGAAGGTGGCCGGCCGCTGCCCGGTGCAGCGCCTGATCACGGGGGACGTGTCGGTGGCCACCGTACCCACGGTGGTCACGACGGTGCGCCGGATCGCGGCGCCGAGGCCGCTGCCCGAGTGA
- a CDS encoding L-aspartate oxidase encodes MAATEQRLATTVLVIGTGGAGLRTSIELAEAGVDVLAVGKRPKDDAHTSLAAGGINAALATMDPEDSWQQHAADTLKESYLLGDPRTTEIVTRGAARGIDDLERYGMAFAREEDGRISQRFFGAHKFRRTAFAGDYTGLEIQRTLVRRAEQLRIPVLEGVYITRILTHEGAVFGAYGFDLTDGTRYLVHADAVVLAAGGHTRIWRRTSSRRDENTGDSFRLAVEAGARLRDPELVQFHPSGIIEPENAAGTLVSEAARGEGGILRNALGERYMSRYDPERMELSTRDRVALASYTEIKEGRGTAKGGVWLDVSHLPRQTIMKRLPRVYQTLLDLQMRDITRDPIEVAPTAHYSMGGVWVRPEDHSTDVRGLYAIGEASSGLHGANRLGGNSLIELLVYGRITGQAAAAYSESLTAQPRSAAAVAEARAEVDGLLAADGPENVRALQRALRNTMTEHAGVVRDEEGLRAGLDELAAIEKRMEDVGVHPDIAGFQDLAHAFDLKAAALAARATLEAALERRETRGCHNRSDYPDMDPGLRVNLVWSPVSGITRESIPPVPPEIASLMEEVPTDGKLAE; translated from the coding sequence GTGGCTGCCACCGAACAACGTCTTGCCACCACGGTGCTGGTCATCGGCACCGGCGGGGCCGGCCTGCGGACGTCCATCGAACTGGCCGAGGCCGGTGTCGACGTCCTGGCCGTCGGCAAGCGCCCCAAGGACGACGCGCACACCTCCCTCGCCGCCGGCGGCATCAACGCGGCCCTGGCCACGATGGACCCCGAGGACAGCTGGCAGCAGCACGCGGCGGACACGCTGAAGGAGAGCTACCTGCTGGGCGACCCCCGCACCACCGAGATCGTCACCCGGGGCGCCGCGCGGGGCATCGACGACCTGGAGCGCTACGGCATGGCCTTCGCCCGGGAGGAGGACGGCCGCATCTCCCAGCGCTTCTTCGGCGCGCACAAGTTCCGCCGTACCGCCTTCGCCGGTGACTACACGGGCCTGGAGATCCAGCGCACCCTCGTCCGGCGGGCCGAGCAGTTGCGGATACCGGTGCTGGAGGGTGTGTACATCACCCGGATCCTGACGCATGAGGGCGCCGTGTTCGGTGCGTACGGCTTCGACCTGACGGACGGCACCCGCTACCTCGTCCACGCCGACGCGGTCGTCCTCGCGGCGGGCGGGCACACCCGGATCTGGCGGCGCACCTCGTCACGGCGCGACGAGAACACCGGGGACTCCTTCCGGCTCGCCGTGGAGGCGGGGGCCCGGCTGCGTGACCCGGAACTGGTGCAGTTCCACCCGTCCGGGATCATCGAGCCGGAGAACGCGGCGGGCACCCTGGTCAGCGAGGCCGCGCGCGGCGAGGGCGGCATCCTGCGCAACGCGCTCGGCGAGCGGTACATGAGCCGCTACGACCCCGAGCGCATGGAGCTGTCCACCCGCGACCGGGTCGCCCTGGCGTCGTACACGGAGATCAAGGAGGGCCGTGGCACGGCGAAGGGCGGTGTGTGGCTCGACGTCTCCCACCTGCCCCGGCAGACGATCATGAAGCGGCTGCCGCGGGTCTACCAGACGCTGCTGGACCTGCAGATGCGGGACATCACCCGCGACCCGATCGAGGTCGCCCCCACGGCGCACTACTCGATGGGCGGCGTGTGGGTCCGGCCGGAGGACCACAGCACCGACGTCCGCGGGCTGTACGCCATCGGCGAGGCGTCCAGCGGTCTGCACGGCGCCAACCGGCTCGGCGGCAACAGCCTGATCGAGCTGCTGGTCTACGGCCGTATCACCGGGCAGGCGGCCGCCGCGTACTCGGAGTCACTGACCGCGCAGCCCCGTTCGGCGGCGGCCGTCGCCGAGGCGCGGGCGGAGGTCGACGGTCTGCTGGCCGCGGACGGTCCGGAGAACGTCCGCGCGCTGCAGCGCGCCCTCCGCAACACCATGACCGAGCATGCGGGCGTCGTACGCGACGAGGAGGGGCTGCGGGCCGGGCTGGACGAACTCGCCGCGATCGAGAAGCGGATGGAGGACGTCGGGGTGCATCCGGACATCGCCGGCTTCCAGGATCTCGCGCACGCCTTCGACCTCAAGGCGGCGGCGCTGGCCGCGCGGGCCACCCTCGAGGCGGCGCTGGAGCGCCGTGAGACGCGCGGCTGTCACAACCGCAGCGACTACCCGGACATGGATCCGGGGCTGCGGGTGAACCTCGTGTGGTCGCCGGTCAGCGGCATCACCCGGGAGAGCATTCCGCCCGTTCCGCCGGAGATCGCCTCCCTGATGGAGGAGGTGCCGACGGACGGCAAGCTCGCGGAGTAG
- a CDS encoding SDR family oxidoreductase, with amino-acid sequence MKVVVIGGTGLIGSKVVAQLDAQGHQAVPAAPNTGVNTLTGEGLAEVLEGASVVVDVSNSPSFADDAVMEFFRTSTGNLLKAEEEAGVAHHVALSVVGTDRLQASGYFRAKQAQEDLITASGMPYTIVHATQFFEFMKGLADLSTVDGTVRVPPAKFQPMASDDVAAAVARAAVATPVDGMVEIGGPEAVPLEEPLRTALTAAGDPRPIVTDPEAGYSGAPVEESTLLPGPDAELSTTTYADWLATQQ; translated from the coding sequence ATGAAGGTCGTAGTGATCGGCGGTACCGGGCTCATCGGCTCCAAGGTCGTCGCCCAGCTCGACGCACAGGGTCACCAGGCGGTCCCGGCCGCGCCCAACACCGGGGTGAACACACTCACCGGTGAGGGCCTGGCCGAGGTCCTGGAAGGCGCCTCGGTCGTCGTGGACGTGTCGAACTCGCCCTCCTTCGCGGACGACGCCGTCATGGAGTTCTTCCGCACCTCCACCGGCAATCTGCTGAAGGCCGAGGAGGAGGCCGGCGTGGCCCACCATGTCGCCCTGTCCGTGGTGGGCACGGACCGGTTGCAGGCGAGCGGGTACTTCCGTGCCAAGCAGGCGCAGGAGGACCTGATCACCGCTTCCGGCATGCCGTACACGATCGTCCACGCCACGCAGTTCTTCGAGTTCATGAAGGGGCTCGCGGACCTGTCGACGGTCGACGGCACGGTGCGGGTGCCTCCGGCGAAGTTCCAGCCGATGGCCTCCGACGACGTGGCCGCGGCGGTGGCCCGCGCGGCTGTCGCCACGCCCGTCGACGGGATGGTGGAGATCGGCGGCCCGGAGGCGGTGCCGCTGGAGGAGCCGCTGCGCACGGCACTCACGGCCGCGGGCGATCCCCGCCCGATCGTGACGGACCCCGAGGCCGGCTACTCGGGTGCCCCCGTGGAGGAGTCCACCCTCCTCCCGGGCCCCGACGCCGAACTCTCCACCACGACGTACGCGGACTGGCTGGCGACACAGCAGTAG
- a CDS encoding lytic polysaccharide monooxygenase auxiliary activity family 9 protein, with the protein MLFAVVAGALSWSGTAQAHGSVVGPASRAYHCWEAWGNDHMNPAMAEQDPMCWQAYQANPNTMWNWMSMLQDGLGGQFEARIPDGKLCSNNLSNFESLNRPGAWKTTTVGDNFSVHLHDQASHGADYFKVYVSKQGFDPKTQTLGWDDLDFITQTGRFAPAQDITFPVQTSGYSGHHIVFTIWQASHLDQAYLMCSDVNFG; encoded by the coding sequence ATGCTGTTCGCCGTGGTGGCCGGCGCACTGTCGTGGTCGGGCACCGCCCAGGCCCACGGTTCGGTCGTCGGTCCCGCCTCCCGCGCGTACCACTGCTGGGAGGCATGGGGCAACGACCACATGAACCCCGCGATGGCGGAGCAGGACCCCATGTGCTGGCAGGCCTACCAGGCCAACCCCAACACGATGTGGAATTGGATGAGCATGCTCCAGGACGGGCTCGGCGGCCAGTTCGAGGCGCGGATCCCCGACGGCAAGCTCTGCAGCAACAACCTCTCGAACTTCGAGAGCCTGAACCGGCCCGGTGCGTGGAAGACCACCACCGTCGGTGACAACTTCTCGGTCCACCTGCACGACCAGGCGTCCCACGGTGCGGACTACTTCAAGGTCTACGTGAGCAAGCAGGGCTTCGACCCCAAGACCCAGACGCTGGGCTGGGACGACCTGGACTTCATCACGCAGACGGGCCGCTTCGCCCCGGCGCAGGACATCACGTTCCCCGTCCAGACCTCCGGGTACTCCGGACACCACATCGTCTTCACGATCTGGCAGGCCTCGCACCTCGACCAGGCCTACCTGATGTGCAGCGACGTGAACTTCGGCTGA
- a CDS encoding alpha/beta fold hydrolase, with protein MTSRSPSRKPTVVLVHGAFADSTSWNGVVRTLRHEGHPVVAAANPLRGLRSDAAYVGEVLAGVDGPVVLVGHSYGGSVVTAAARAADHVQALVYVAAFIPDMGESALDLAARFPGSSLGEALHPMPVTLPDGSPGVDFTIEQDLFPHQFAADVPEDVARLMAVTQRPVTGAALEEAAPEPAWRTLPSWAVVATEDLNIPPAAQRFMAERAGAHVVEVRASHAVSVSRPEDVARTVTEASSATT; from the coding sequence ATGACCAGCCGTTCCCCTTCCCGCAAGCCCACCGTGGTGCTCGTCCACGGCGCCTTCGCCGACTCCACCAGCTGGAACGGTGTGGTGCGGACCCTGCGGCACGAGGGCCACCCGGTGGTGGCCGCCGCCAACCCGCTGCGCGGACTGCGCAGCGACGCCGCCTACGTCGGGGAGGTCCTGGCGGGTGTCGACGGTCCCGTCGTCCTCGTCGGCCACTCCTACGGAGGGTCGGTCGTCACCGCCGCCGCACGGGCCGCCGACCACGTGCAGGCGCTCGTCTACGTCGCCGCGTTCATCCCCGACATGGGCGAGAGTGCGCTCGACCTGGCGGCCCGGTTCCCCGGCAGCAGCCTCGGGGAGGCGCTGCACCCCATGCCGGTCACCCTGCCGGACGGCTCGCCGGGAGTGGACTTCACCATCGAACAGGACCTGTTTCCGCACCAGTTCGCCGCAGACGTCCCGGAGGACGTGGCCCGGCTCATGGCCGTCACCCAGCGGCCCGTGACCGGCGCCGCGCTGGAGGAGGCCGCACCCGAACCCGCCTGGCGGACGCTGCCGTCCTGGGCGGTGGTGGCCACCGAGGACCTCAACATCCCGCCGGCCGCCCAGAGGTTCATGGCCGAGCGGGCCGGCGCCCACGTGGTGGAGGTCCGGGCCTCACACGCCGTGAGCGTCTCCCGCCCGGAGGACGTCGCCAGGACGGTGACGGAGGCGTCGTCCGCGACCACCTGA
- a CDS encoding RNA polymerase subunit sigma has product MSRIDDGLPIADLLDERRQLVAMARWLLGSGREAESAVDECYRRWYGLSDDERERIGTPRSWLAGVVGDLCLSRLALPDRDGGLPGAESGPEERPAGLRLSALDSLTPAERAGLVLDDVLGTTRETVAEVRRLPDTGPTTPADEAERVVPERPVRSSSARQHEVMAHAVRRACAEEDEALLASLLAPDATAVFDGGGKVRALVGPVHGDAQVARSVLRLLARHPRTTLDTHSVNGRTGLVVRYEQQVAAVISLDVADRHVVQVWVVLNPDKLRSFNPGRP; this is encoded by the coding sequence ATGAGCCGCATCGACGACGGCCTGCCGATCGCCGACCTCCTCGACGAGCGGCGGCAGCTCGTGGCCATGGCGCGCTGGCTCCTCGGCAGCGGCCGTGAAGCGGAGAGCGCCGTCGACGAGTGCTACCGCCGCTGGTACGGGCTGTCCGACGACGAGCGGGAGCGTATCGGGACGCCTCGCTCCTGGCTGGCCGGTGTCGTGGGTGATCTCTGTCTGTCCCGCCTGGCGCTCCCCGACCGGGACGGCGGCCTGCCCGGGGCGGAGAGCGGGCCGGAAGAGCGGCCCGCCGGCCTCCGCCTGTCGGCCCTCGACTCCCTGACACCCGCCGAACGGGCCGGCCTGGTCCTCGACGACGTCCTCGGAACGACGCGGGAGACGGTCGCCGAGGTACGACGGCTCCCGGACACCGGCCCCACCACCCCGGCCGACGAAGCGGAGCGTGTCGTGCCGGAGCGCCCGGTGCGGTCCTCGTCGGCCCGGCAGCACGAGGTGATGGCGCACGCGGTGCGGCGGGCCTGTGCCGAGGAGGACGAGGCACTGCTCGCGTCGCTGCTGGCTCCGGACGCGACAGCCGTCTTCGACGGCGGCGGCAAGGTGCGGGCACTGGTGGGACCGGTGCACGGCGACGCCCAGGTCGCCCGCAGCGTGCTGCGGCTGCTGGCCCGGCATCCGCGCACCACCCTCGACACGCACTCCGTCAACGGGCGCACCGGTCTGGTGGTCCGCTACGAGCAGCAGGTGGCGGCGGTCATCAGCCTGGACGTCGCCGACCGCCACGTGGTCCAGGTCTGGGTGGTCCTCAACCCCGACAAGCTCCGCTCCTTCAATCCCGGGCGCCCGTGA
- a CDS encoding NAD(P)/FAD-dependent oxidoreductase, protein MSKNIEVVVLGGGYGGVKAANRLARRAGVSVTLVNPRPHFVERIRLHQVVTGSDDAVESFGEVLGGDVRLVVDAATRIAAEERRVSLAGGATLSYDYLVHAVGSGASVPGVPGAAEFAHAVADLDGARRLRSTLAEVPATAPVTVVGAGLTGVETAAELAEAGRFVTLVCGGVLAPSLHAGSRRRVARRLAALGVAVLEGAGTRVTEVTRDGVRLDDGRDVPGAVTVWTAGFRVPDLAARSGLTTDADGRLVTDATLTSVDDVRIVAAGDAGTILGRPVRMSCQAAVQLGTGAADTVLRRIAGKTPTPVRPLFAGQCLSLGRAEGVTQFSSLDDRVNALHLSGRPAARVKEIACRFPLRQLASGARKAGPRTPRGGPDLRDASA, encoded by the coding sequence GTGAGCAAGAACATCGAAGTGGTCGTCCTGGGCGGCGGGTACGGCGGCGTCAAGGCGGCCAACCGCCTGGCGCGGCGGGCGGGCGTGTCGGTGACGCTGGTCAATCCGCGGCCCCACTTCGTCGAGCGGATCCGCCTGCACCAGGTGGTCACCGGCTCCGACGACGCCGTCGAGAGCTTCGGGGAGGTGCTGGGCGGCGACGTCCGCCTGGTCGTCGACGCCGCGACCCGGATCGCCGCCGAGGAGCGGCGCGTGTCCCTGGCCGGCGGTGCCACCCTGTCGTACGACTACCTGGTCCACGCCGTGGGCAGCGGCGCTTCCGTCCCCGGCGTGCCCGGAGCGGCGGAGTTCGCCCATGCGGTCGCGGACCTCGACGGCGCGCGACGGCTGCGGTCGACGCTGGCCGAGGTGCCGGCGACCGCTCCGGTGACCGTGGTCGGGGCGGGCCTGACCGGCGTGGAGACCGCGGCCGAACTGGCGGAGGCGGGACGCTTCGTGACCCTGGTCTGCGGGGGTGTGCTCGCTCCCTCGCTGCACGCCGGGAGCCGGCGCCGGGTGGCCCGCCGTCTGGCGGCGCTGGGGGTGGCCGTGCTGGAAGGGGCCGGGACGCGGGTGACGGAGGTGACCCGCGACGGTGTCCGGCTCGACGACGGCCGCGACGTGCCCGGCGCGGTGACCGTCTGGACCGCCGGTTTCCGGGTTCCGGACCTGGCCGCACGCAGCGGGCTGACCACGGACGCGGACGGCCGTCTGGTGACCGACGCGACGCTGACCAGCGTGGACGACGTCCGCATCGTCGCCGCCGGGGACGCCGGGACGATCCTCGGCCGGCCGGTGCGGATGAGCTGCCAGGCCGCCGTGCAGCTGGGCACGGGGGCCGCCGACACCGTCCTACGCCGGATCGCGGGGAAGACGCCGACGCCCGTGCGGCCGCTGTTCGCCGGGCAGTGCCTGAGCCTCGGACGGGCGGAGGGCGTCACCCAGTTCTCCTCCCTGGACGACCGGGTGAACGCGCTGCACCTCAGCGGGCGGCCCGCTGCCCGCGTCAAGGAGATCGCCTGCCGGTTCCCCCTGCGCCAGCTGGCGTCCGGCGCGCGCAAGGCCGGTCCGCGGACGCCCCGCGGCGGACCCGACCTCCGCGACGCTTCGGCCTGA
- a CDS encoding RNA polymerase sigma-70 factor — MNDHVTDPATEAFLAHRNLLFTVAYEMLGSAADAEDVLQETWLRWVGTDLDQVRDRRAYLVRITTRQALNRLRTLKRRKETYVGPWLPEPLLTAPDVAEDAELSENLSLALLYVLESLSPVERAVFVLREVFAFEHDDIAAAIGRSPAAARQIAYRARQHVNARRPRTTASAEETRAALASFRSALETGDLRGLLDVLAPDVVFVSDGGGLRLAALRPVVGAGKVLRYMAGSLGKAGGVLTGEATTVNGNPGLVLRLDGGIDGVLTARVEDGRVTRLYYVRNPEKLTRVESETSLVSR; from the coding sequence ATGAACGACCACGTCACCGACCCCGCGACCGAGGCCTTCCTCGCCCACCGGAACCTGCTGTTCACCGTCGCGTACGAGATGCTCGGATCCGCGGCGGACGCCGAGGACGTCCTCCAGGAGACCTGGCTGCGGTGGGTCGGGACCGACCTGGACCAGGTGCGGGACCGACGCGCCTATCTGGTCCGGATCACCACCCGGCAGGCGCTCAACCGGCTCCGCACCCTGAAACGGCGCAAGGAGACGTACGTCGGCCCCTGGCTGCCGGAGCCCCTGCTCACCGCGCCGGACGTGGCGGAGGACGCCGAGCTGTCCGAGAACCTGTCCCTGGCGCTGCTGTACGTCCTGGAATCCCTGTCCCCGGTGGAACGTGCCGTCTTCGTCCTGCGCGAGGTCTTCGCCTTCGAGCACGACGACATCGCGGCCGCGATCGGCAGGAGCCCCGCGGCGGCACGTCAGATCGCCTACCGCGCGCGGCAGCACGTGAACGCCCGCCGCCCGCGCACCACGGCGTCCGCGGAGGAGACCCGGGCGGCGCTGGCCTCGTTCCGGTCGGCTCTGGAAACCGGCGATCTGCGGGGGCTGCTCGACGTGCTCGCCCCTGACGTCGTCTTCGTCAGCGACGGCGGCGGGCTCAGGCTCGCGGCCCTGCGGCCGGTCGTCGGCGCGGGCAAGGTGCTCCGCTACATGGCGGGCAGCCTCGGCAAGGCCGGCGGCGTCCTCACCGGTGAGGCCACCACGGTCAACGGCAACCCGGGACTCGTCCTGCGCCTGGACGGCGGGATCGACGGCGTGCTGACCGCCCGGGTGGAGGACGGCCGGGTCACGCGCCTCTACTACGTGCGCAACCCGGAGAAGCTCACGCGGGTCGAGTCCGAGACCTCGCTCGTCTCCCGCTGA